A stretch of Peptococcaceae bacterium 1198_IL3148 DNA encodes these proteins:
- a CDS encoding acyl-CoA dehydratase activase translates to MIGYLGVDVGSVSTNIVLINEDNQVLENLYLRTQGQPIRTVQQGLKKLAQHLPISTVIKGVGTTGSARHLSAVMVGADVVKNEITAHAVAASQQVPGVQTVLEIGGQDSKIIILRNGVVADFAMNTVCAAGTGSFLDQQASRLNTPIEEFGTLALKSTTPVRIAGRCAVFAESDMIHKQQMGFELPDIVAGLCEALVRNYLNNVGKGKEILGPVVFQGGVAANVGMRKAFEKELGLEVIIPQNYDVMGAMGAALLAKEAVAKGQPTKFKGFGIADVNFAVGSFECDGCPNMCEVVEINEEAITIARWGDRCGKWANALVREQSKIS, encoded by the coding sequence GTGATTGGTTATTTAGGAGTAGACGTGGGGTCGGTCAGTACCAATATTGTATTAATTAATGAAGACAATCAGGTATTAGAAAATCTATACCTGCGCACCCAGGGACAACCAATAAGAACTGTCCAACAGGGTTTAAAGAAACTTGCGCAACATCTACCAATCAGTACAGTGATTAAAGGAGTGGGTACCACTGGCAGTGCCCGTCATTTGTCGGCAGTGATGGTGGGGGCAGATGTGGTTAAAAATGAAATCACCGCCCATGCTGTTGCTGCATCCCAGCAGGTACCTGGGGTACAAACGGTATTAGAAATTGGTGGCCAAGATTCAAAGATAATTATACTGCGCAACGGTGTGGTGGCGGACTTTGCCATGAACACAGTTTGTGCAGCCGGCACTGGTTCCTTTTTAGATCAGCAGGCCAGCCGGCTAAACACACCGATAGAAGAATTTGGCACATTAGCCTTAAAAAGTACCACTCCGGTGCGCATTGCCGGGCGCTGTGCTGTTTTTGCCGAGTCGGACATGATTCATAAACAACAAATGGGTTTTGAACTGCCAGACATAGTGGCAGGGCTTTGCGAAGCGCTGGTGAGAAACTATTTGAATAACGTAGGTAAGGGCAAAGAAATTTTGGGCCCAGTGGTATTTCAGGGTGGTGTTGCCGCCAATGTTGGCATGAGAAAGGCCTTTGAAAAAGAGCTGGGACTGGAAGTAATTATTCCTCAAAATTACGATGTCATGGGGGCTATGGGAGCCGCGCTGTTGGCCAAAGAAGCGGTGGCCAAGGGGCAACCCACCAAATTTAAAGGCTTTGGTATCGCAGACGTCAATTTTGCCGTGGGCAGTTTCGAATGTGACGGTTGCCCCAATATGTGTGAAGTGGTGGAAATAAACGAAGAAGCCATCACCATCGCCCGCTGGGGCGACCGCTGTGGCAAATGGGCCAATGCGTTGGTAAGGGAGCAGAGTAAGATTAGTTAA